A region of the Leptospira venezuelensis genome:
AAACAAATACTATTTACATTTTTCTATAAACAACTCTCAATTTTTTAGCAGAGCTTGTTTAGAAAAATCGAATTTAGACGAATAAATAAATAGAAAGAATTTTTATAGGGATCTCAAATCATTAGATAAAAAAAGCCACCGGAGTTTTCATCCGGTGGCGCCTGTTCCCGAAAACTACATTTGTAGAAGTTTGAGGACCGAATTCGGTTTTAAGTTTGCTTGCACTAACATCGCCGTACCACTCTGCACGAGTATTTGTTTTGTAGTTAGAGCAACCATCTCCTCCGCCATATCAGCGTCACGAATTCTGGACTCAGATGCCTGCATATTTTCGTATGCGGCCATGAGACCTTTTGCGGAATGTTCCAGCCTATTAAAATAAGCTCCCATATCCGCCCTCTGCTTCATGATCTTTCCGAGTGCAGCGTCGGCTAAGCCGATCACTTCATTCGCTTCCCCAGGAGAAGAAACCGCAATCGGTCTACCATCTGCCTTGGTCAGCTTTAAAGCTCGGGAAGTCATAGTTCCAATGAAGAACCTTTCCCTTTGGTTCTGGTTCGGTCCCATATGGAACCACATAGAAGCTCTTTTGGAACCTCTAGCGAAGTCTCCTTCGAACAATTTGAATCTATTGAACTCTGCTTGAGAGGCAATACGATCCACTTCGTCGACAAGGGCGGAAACTTCCACCTGAACCAATTGTCTGTCTTCGGGGCTGTAAATTCCATTCGAGGTTTGGATGGCCAAAACCCGGATTCTTTGGATGATATCCGAAGACTGTTGAAGGAATCCTTCTGCAGTCTGGATGAAACTCATCCCATCTTCCGTATTTCTCTCCGCTTGCCTCAGCCCGTTGATCTGCGTTCTGAGTTTTTCGGAGACAGCCAAACCCGAAGCATCGTCACCGGCAGAATTGATCCGCATGCCGGAAGACAAAGCTTTCATGGTTTTATCCACAGCTAGCTCGTTGAACTTCAGAGAGCGGTGAGAATTCACCGCACTCAGGTTGTGATTGATAATCATCCTACACTCCTTGTAGAGAGTTTCCGGAGGATCTCCCTATCCTCCGATCGGACATGACCTGTCCGGTGCTCCGGGATGGACCCGGTCGGACCACCCGACAGGTCATTTTCTCCCGAGGAGATTTAGGATATTTTCAATCAACCGCAATAAAGCCGACTAACGCCAGCAATCTTGCAAAAATACAATAAGCTTTAGGTTATTACTAACCCGGTTCGGTTTCTTCGGAATTCCTCCTTGGAAAAGGAACCGGAAAAAAATTGGGGAAAGAAGAATGCTGGACCCGACGTTTTTCCTGTACCTTTTCGTTAGGTCTGTAGACAACGATAGCCGCATACGCGGCTTCGGAGTTTTACAGAAAAGTTCCCGGTGCGGGAGCATCACTGCTCCCGCTGCCGGAAAGTCCTAATTACCTAAGTAACTGGAGGACAGACTGAGGTCTTACGTTAGCTTGTGCTAACATTGCAGTTCCTGATTGAACCAAAATTTGGTTCTTAGTGAATGCAACAGTTTCCTCTGCCATATCCGCGTCCCTGATTCTCGACTCTGAAGCTTGGATGTTCTCGTAAGCTACCATTAGGCCTTTAGATGCATGCTCTAAACGGTTATAGTAAGCTCCAAGATTTGCTCTTTGTTTGTTGATTTTCATTAAAGCATCGTCAAGAAAGCCGATTGCTTCGTTTGAAAGTTCCGCAGTAGAAAGAGTCAAAAGTGTTCCGTCAGACTTGATCAAATTCAGAGCCTTAGCGGTCATAGTTGCGATATAGACACGTTCCCTCTGGTGCTGGTTCGGTCCGATGTGGAACCACATAGAAGCGGTTCTTGATCCACGAGCGAAATCGCCTTGGAGCAATGCCATCTTGTTGAACTCTGCTTGGGAGGAAATGCGATCAATTTCGTCTATAAGCTGAGAAACTTCTACTTGGATCATCTGACGGTCTTCTGCACCGTAGATTCCGTTGGAAGATTGGATAGCAAGTACACGGACCCTCTGGATGATATCATTAGTTTCCTGCAGATATCCTTCAGTTGTTTGGATCAGGGACATGCCGTCCTCAGTGTTTCTCTCCGCTTGGCGAAGTCCTTTCACCTGAGTTCTCATTTTCTCGGAAACGGCTAGACCGGATGCATCATCCCCGGCGCGGTTGATACGCATACCGGAAGAAAGTGCCTCCATGTTTTTCGCCACTTCGTTGTTCTGGAACTTCAGAACGCGGTGGGAGTTAATCGCGGCTAAGTTATGGTTAATGATCATTTGTTTCCTCCTTGAAACTGAGATCATGAGCCCGGCGTCCGTGCCGGGATCTGTGCTGGTTTGGTTTTGGTCTTTTTTCTATATGTTTAAATGAAGGCTGATATCTGGGATAAACCTAGAAATTCAGGGTTTCCTTCAGATATATCTTCGGTGAAGCGCATGGCCTAGATTAATTTTAATGAATTCGAGGAAATTCGCTAATTTTAGCCAAATTTTGGCATTTTTTAGCGATTTTCGGAGAAAGGAAGAAAAAGGATTTGGAGAATTTTTCTAAAAAATTTTCCTTTTTTGGGCTCATCTAAAGGTTCGAACGAATCGGAAATTTCCATAAGCATTTTTTTAGAAAAGTCACCGACTGAGTTATTCTCACACAAATCCCCTAACCTTCTCTGCTTAGCGTCTTATGGTGCTTTTCAGAACATAATTTATTCTCATAGCGCCAAGGGACAATGCGAGAAGATAAGCAACAACCATCCCGCAGGATAAAAATCCAATCACCAAAAAAAATTTCCAATTACTGCATACAATGTGGAGAAACTTCCAGGAATCTAAAATTAGAGACTGAGGATTTCCAACCAAGTCCCATGAATTCCATCTATAAAATCTGCCGATACAAACTCCTAAAATAGTAATTGGAGAAACAAAAACAACGAATACCCAACCAAACCACTGATTGACCTTATCGTTCAATACTAATTGTATCATTCTCAAAGATATAAAACCTGAAAATAACCCACACCAGGAAAAAGAAAAGATCATCAAGATATCAAACCAAATAGGAACCATATTCCTAACCCTTAAATGAACGAAATCAGTAACAATATAAGGAGCATTCGGAAAGAATAATAGCCAAAGCCCTAACAAAGCAAAAAATAATAAACCTATCTTACGCCTTCTAAATTCATAATATGTATAAATAAAATAAGAAATAGCCAAAGGAACTACGGCTAAAAACAAATTCCAAACCAAAAAAGAGAAACTTTTCTCTTTGGAAATGGAGATACGCATTGCGACTAAAAATACGCTTACAAAACAACTTAAAGAAAATACAAACAATTGTTGGATAAAAGGAATTTTACTGATTAATTTCATAATTATAACCGGAAAATCCTCTCAGAGAAGATATGGCCTTCCCTGAAAGGAGATAAAAGATATTAAGCTGGTATTTGATCCTCTTTCGTGCCGAAAGAATACCAATCTATATTTCGAGTGAGATGCATTAGTCCAGCTAAAGCAAAGAATACTGCTAAGGAACCTAAAAGTAGTGCATTCTCCTCGGACGCGAGGATTACATATAAGAAGATATAAAGAATAGTGAAATATCCTCCAGCCAGATATCCCCTTTTTTTATCCTTTAACACTGATGTTGCATAATATGATATCAAACCTGACACAGAAACAGATGCACATAAGTATGCCAGATTAAATCCGATATGCTCAGAAAGAGAAAGATTTAAAACATAAAATACCAACATTGCCGCTCCGATCATTAAATATTGAAGCGGATGCAATATTTTTCCACCGAAAATTTCCAAAAGGAAAAATAGCGCAAAACTCGCCATCAAAAACAAGATCGCGTATTTTAAAGATCTTTCTGATTTTAAATAATGATCGGCTGGAATTATAAAACGGACCCCATATGCAGAATTGATAATAGATTCTGTATAAGATCCGGTCATATCTTGGATCACCTGCGGATAATTTCTTGCAAAATAGGAAGATTCCCAAACTGCATTAAATCCTTTCTCTGATACAGACCTTTCGCTTGGAAGAATTGAACCCTCAAAGGAAGGATCTTTCCAATCCGAATACATTTTAATCGAACTACTTTTTCCTACAGGGGCCACATAAATAGAATCAGATCCTTTTAAAGGGATTCTTAATGAGAAGGAAATATTACCGTTACCTTCCTTCGGATTTAATTTAGTATGAAGTCCTGCAGGGAATAAATAGGAAGAAGATCCTGGTTGCAAAGCAGTGTCATTTCCTGCTAAATTGAATTTTACATCTTTGCCGATACCTTTTGGGTCAGATACAGAAAGAATTACTCTTGCTTGAGACCATAAAATGTTTTTGGTTCTAGCCGGAAAGTCTGTGAGAGAGGGAGATTTAAAAAACCCTTCTATTTTGAAATCTCCTGAAAATAATACAGTCTCATAAATGGATCTTTTTCTTTTTTCTGCCTTTAAATCGGAATCAACGGTAAGATTCTCTGGCAGAATATAAATTTCTCCGCTTTCGCTATCCACTTCTTCCTCATCTTGGACATTCTTTTTAGTTTTCTCTAATTTGTATGGGATAACCAGAAATGGGCCTGCAATTACTTGGCTTGCACCCCATTTAGAATTCATTTCTTGTACTGCCTCTCTCGATCTGTCTTGCCTTTCGCTAACAAGGGATCCCATCATAAAAAGTGGAATTACGAACCCGAACAGCATCCCGCCTAGAATAAATACTCTAACACCAATAGAGGTTTTTAATTTGCTCATCTATCGCTCCTTTCCAGAAAGTATCTGTTAAGCAAGTGATTTGATTATGAGTGAATTGTGTGGATTATGTGAGGAATTGGACTTAGGATCGAATTGGCAGAAAAAAAAGCGAAATCACGCCATTTTCCCAATTGTTTATTTCTATCCGCCCTTCATGCAATTCAGCAACTTCTAGAACGAATGCAAGACCTAAACCGGAACTTTTTCTCCCAGTATCAGGCCTAGGCAAAGAATAAAACCTTTCAAATACTCTCTCTAACGCGTAATCCGGAATATTCGGCCCTTCATTCCTGATCTCGATAAAATATTCTTTTTCCAGCAGAATTCCTAGATTTATCCGGATCTCAGCATTAGCATAAGAAAAATCTAATGCATTTTGCAGAAGATTTCGAATTGAAGTAATTAAAAAGAAACGATTCCCATTCAAGAGTGCATCTGGACCGGATAAGTGTAGCTTTACTTTCTTTCTATCTGCCTCGGGAGTTAAAGAATCCAAAACTTCTTGGACAAGTTCCTTCATGCTCAATCCTGCTTGTAGTTCCAGATTGGATACATTCTCCAAAGCGCTTAACTCTAATAATTTTTCGATTACTGTTTGTATCCTTTTACTCTCTAATTGGACATTTTGCAGAAGAGGTTTTAGCCGATTAGGATCCTCGGATAATAATTCTACTGAGGCAAGAATAGAGGATAACGGACTTTTTATTTCATGGGTCAAAACCTGAATATAATTCTCAACATATTCTTTTCCTGCAATTTCCCGAACAAGCTGATCCATCTGTTCTCCCAATTCTCGAATTTCAGGAACTCCAATCTTAGGAAGACTTGGCCGTTTTTTGGAACGTAAGGCAGAAACATATCCGGATAATTTTCGGATCGGAGAGAAGATAAAATAAACAGCGATACAAAAAACAAGAGAGATAAAGACTGCAACAAGCAAACTTGTCTTGTAAAACTTCTCCTTGGCAAAATCTATAAAAGGCAGAATACTTCCTTTAGGCTTTATAATTGTAAGAACACCAGCAATCTTTCCTTTGAAGTAAATAGGTGCTGCGATGAATATCGCACTTTCTGTATCTGATACTCCTAATTTACTAGATCTCACTCCGTATTTTCCCTTTAAGGTAAGAAAAACGTCGTTGTATCTGGAATAATCTTCCCCTACTCTTTTTTCGGCGGAATCGTACAGTATGATGCCTTTTGCATCCGTTACATAAAATTCTAGATCAATCTTCCTTTTAGTATGCTCATAAATTTTTGCGTTAAAGTTCTTTTCTTTGGCCTTTTTAAAGGAACTTCCCAATGCTCGATTGATATTCGATTCGAATGTAGACTCTGGATGGTTTAAAAGTTCTTGTTCAATTAGAGAAGCGAGTATATGAACAGTGTCGTTCATGGATTCTTCTACAGTTTCCATGTAACGAGGGCGAATAGATTCTTCTATCTTATCTACTAAATAGTAGAAACCGATCGAGAACGCAAAAAAAAACCGATGATGATCCGTATCCAAAGACTCATATTGATTCCTTCAAGCCGTATCCTTGTCCCCTTCTTGTCTCGATCGGATCCAAGTCAGGACGGATCTCTTTTAGCCTTGCTCTTAAATTTTTGATCACAGTGTCAACAGCACGGTCAAAACTATCTTCCGGTTCAGTCCAAACCAAATCCATTATTTCTTCTCTAGTAAAAATTTTACCTCTTCGTTTGATGAATAATACTAGAGTTTTATATTCATAGGGAGTTAGGCCCAAAGATTTCCCATAGTAATAAATTACCTTTTTATCTTCATCTGTAACAAAGTCGGTGGCCTTTTCTTCTGGTTTTCCGTCGTATCTTCGAAGCACTGCGCGAATACGGGCAACTAACTCCCTTGGACTAAATGGTTTTACCATATAATCATCCGCCCCAAGTTCCAAGCCGAGCACTCGGTCTAGTTCTGATTCCCTAGCAGTAAGAAGTATTACAGGTATAGAATATTTCTTTCTAAGCTCTTTTAAAATCTCCAAACCACTGGAGTCAGGAAGTCCTATGTCTAATACAAGTAGATCCGGAGATTCTGACAGAAGGGTAAAACACTCCTTTCCGGTCATTGCTGTTAGGGCCCTAAATCCCTCCGATTCAAGGACCATACGGATTGTATCAATAATCCCTGGTTCATCTTCAGTTACAAGAATCGTTCGGGTGGAGTTCATTCAGAAAAAGGAAATAGGTAACTCTGCCCAAGGAAAGGAAAATTTTTTCCATTATTAGCTTTTCATTTTTTTTCCAAAATTTTCGAAATCAGTTTGCATATCCTAGTTCTAAGAAGATATTTTGCGATTGTTTTCGCATTTCCTAAAGTACTATGAGCCAACCTAAAACAAAAAAAGAAACCGAAGATCTATTAGAATTATACAGACAAATGCTTTTAATCCGCCGCTTCGAAGAAGCTTCCGCAAAAGCGTATAGTATGGGTAAAATCGGCGGCTTCTGCCATTTATACATCGGTCAAGAAGCTGTAGGTGTGGGAGCAATCTCCGCACTAGAACAAAAAGATTATATAGTATCCACCTATAGAGATCATGGGCATGCACTCGCCAGAGGTCTGGAACCTAAAGCACTTATGGCCGAGTTATACGGTAAAAAAACTGGGATCGTTTCAGGTAACGGCGGCTCCATGCACTTCTTCGATAAAAAGAAAAACTTCATGGGGGGACACGGGATCGTAGGTGGCCATATCTCACTTGCTGCAGGTATAGCATACGCATCTAAATACCGAGGGGACGGAGCAGTAACATTATGTTTTTTCGGAGAAGGTGCAGCAAACATTGGATCCTTCCATGAAGGAATGAACTTAGCCGCTATCTGGAAACTTCCTTTAGTTATGATCTGCGAGAATAATCACTACGCGATGGGGACTCCTGAGTATCGAGCTCTCTCCGTCAAAGATGTTTCCGTAAGAGCTGCGGCATATGATATCGCAAGAGACCATATCGAAGGTGATGAGGTTAGAAAAGTTAGAGAGCATGTTAGAGTCGCTGTGGAAAGAGCAAGAAGAGGAGAAGGTCCTACCCTCATGGAAATTTCCACTTACAGATTCAGAGGACACTCCATGTCAGATCCAGCCAAATATAGGACCAAAGAAGAATTAGATAAATATAAACAAGGCGATCCTCTTATCAAAGCAGAGAAAGATTTACTCACTGCAGGTTGGGCCCAAGAAGATTTAACCAAGATGGACGAAATCATTCTCAAAACAGTAGAAGACTCGGTTGACTTTGCAGAAAAAAGTGAAGAACCACCTCTTGGTTGGTTGTACAAGCATGTTTATGCGGAGAATGCATAATGGCAGTACTCACTTATAGAGAAGCACTCAACCGCGCCATGACGGAAGAAATGGAGAAGGATCCGAATATCTTTCTCATGGGAGAAGAAGTAGGACATTACGAAGGAGCTTATAAAGTTTCTCAAGGAATGCTTGCCAAGTTTGGCGAAAGAAGAGTGATCGATACTCCAATTTCTGAGAACGGATTTGCTGGAGTTGGGATTGGAGCAGCAATGGTGGGGCTTAGACCAATCATAGAATTTATGACTTGGAACTTCTCACTTGTTGCAATTGATCAGATCATCAACTCAGCAGCAAAAATGAATTATATGAGTGCGGGACAATTTCCGATCCCGATCGTATTCAGAGGGGCTGGAGGTGCGGGAGGAAGACTTGCTGCTCAACACTCTCAGTCATTCGAAAGTTGGTATGCTCATATTCCCGGACTCAAAGTGCTCGCACCTTATACTCCGTCAGATGCTTACGGACTTTTGAAAACTTCTATCAGAGATAATAATCCAACCATCTTTATCGAAAGTGAAGTTCTCTACGGCTCCAAAGGAGAAGTTCCGGAAGGAGAATTTTTGATCACGATGGGAAAATCGGATATCAAACGAGAAGGTACACAACTTACGATCATCAGTTGGTCCAGAGCTCTCATGTATGTTCTTCCTGCTGCAGAAAAACTGGCAAAGGAAGGAATTTCAGTAGAAGTTTTAGATCTAAGAAGTATAAGACCTTTGGATGAGGAAGGGATTTTGGCTTCCGTGAGAAAAACGAACAGAGCACTTATTGTGGAAGAAGGCTGGAATGTGGCAGGATTCGGGGCGCAAGTAGCCTACCTCATCCAAAAAGAAGCGTTCGATTATCTGGATTCTCCAATTGAAAGGATCACCCAGGAAGATGTGCCTATGCCTTATGCAGCAAATCTGGAAAAATCCTCTTTGCCGAGTGAAGAGAAGATAATAAAAAAAGTCAGAGAAATGATTAAATAAATCATAATATTTAAATATTACTATATTATAAATAGGAAAAATAGATGGCGAAAATCTCCGAAATGACCCAACTTTCTCCGACTATGTCGGAAGGTGTTTTGGTAAAATGGCTAAAGAAGAAGGGTGATTCAGTCGCTCCAGGAGAAATTTTA
Encoded here:
- a CDS encoding flagellin; translation: MIINHNLSAVNSHRSLKFNELAVDKTMKALSSGMRINSAGDDASGLAVSEKLRTQINGLRQAERNTEDGMSFIQTAEGFLQQSSDIIQRIRVLAIQTSNGIYSPEDRQLVQVEVSALVDEVDRIASQAEFNRFKLFEGDFARGSKRASMWFHMGPNQNQRERFFIGTMTSRALKLTKADGRPIAVSSPGEANEVIGLADAALGKIMKQRADMGAYFNRLEHSAKGLMAAYENMQASESRIRDADMAEEMVALTTKQILVQSGTAMLVQANLKPNSVLKLLQM
- a CDS encoding flagellin; amino-acid sequence: MIINHNLAAINSHRVLKFQNNEVAKNMEALSSGMRINRAGDDASGLAVSEKMRTQVKGLRQAERNTEDGMSLIQTTEGYLQETNDIIQRVRVLAIQSSNGIYGAEDRQMIQVEVSQLIDEIDRISSQAEFNKMALLQGDFARGSRTASMWFHIGPNQHQRERVYIATMTAKALNLIKSDGTLLTLSTAELSNEAIGFLDDALMKINKQRANLGAYYNRLEHASKGLMVAYENIQASESRIRDADMAEETVAFTKNQILVQSGTAMLAQANVRPQSVLQLLR
- a CDS encoding DUF1361 domain-containing protein, with amino-acid sequence MKLISKIPFIQQLFVFSLSCFVSVFLVAMRISISKEKSFSFLVWNLFLAVVPLAISYFIYTYYEFRRRKIGLLFFALLGLWLLFFPNAPYIVTDFVHLRVRNMVPIWFDILMIFSFSWCGLFSGFISLRMIQLVLNDKVNQWFGWVFVVFVSPITILGVCIGRFYRWNSWDLVGNPQSLILDSWKFLHIVCSNWKFFLVIGFLSCGMVVAYLLALSLGAMRINYVLKSTIRR
- the creD gene encoding cell envelope integrity protein CreD, yielding MSKLKTSIGVRVFILGGMLFGFVIPLFMMGSLVSERQDRSREAVQEMNSKWGASQVIAGPFLVIPYKLEKTKKNVQDEEEVDSESGEIYILPENLTVDSDLKAEKRKRSIYETVLFSGDFKIEGFFKSPSLTDFPARTKNILWSQARVILSVSDPKGIGKDVKFNLAGNDTALQPGSSSYLFPAGLHTKLNPKEGNGNISFSLRIPLKGSDSIYVAPVGKSSSIKMYSDWKDPSFEGSILPSERSVSEKGFNAVWESSYFARNYPQVIQDMTGSYTESIINSAYGVRFIIPADHYLKSERSLKYAILFLMASFALFFLLEIFGGKILHPLQYLMIGAAMLVFYVLNLSLSEHIGFNLAYLCASVSVSGLISYYATSVLKDKKRGYLAGGYFTILYIFLYVILASEENALLLGSLAVFFALAGLMHLTRNIDWYSFGTKEDQIPA
- the creC gene encoding two-component system sensor histidine kinase CreC, translated to MDTDHHRFFFAFSIGFYYLVDKIEESIRPRYMETVEESMNDTVHILASLIEQELLNHPESTFESNINRALGSSFKKAKEKNFNAKIYEHTKRKIDLEFYVTDAKGIILYDSAEKRVGEDYSRYNDVFLTLKGKYGVRSSKLGVSDTESAIFIAAPIYFKGKIAGVLTIIKPKGSILPFIDFAKEKFYKTSLLVAVFISLVFCIAVYFIFSPIRKLSGYVSALRSKKRPSLPKIGVPEIRELGEQMDQLVREIAGKEYVENYIQVLTHEIKSPLSSILASVELLSEDPNRLKPLLQNVQLESKRIQTVIEKLLELSALENVSNLELQAGLSMKELVQEVLDSLTPEADRKKVKLHLSGPDALLNGNRFFLITSIRNLLQNALDFSYANAEIRINLGILLEKEYFIEIRNEGPNIPDYALERVFERFYSLPRPDTGRKSSGLGLAFVLEVAELHEGRIEINNWENGVISLFFLPIRS
- a CDS encoding response regulator, which gives rise to MNSTRTILVTEDEPGIIDTIRMVLESEGFRALTAMTGKECFTLLSESPDLLVLDIGLPDSSGLEILKELRKKYSIPVILLTARESELDRVLGLELGADDYMVKPFSPRELVARIRAVLRRYDGKPEEKATDFVTDEDKKVIYYYGKSLGLTPYEYKTLVLFIKRRGKIFTREEIMDLVWTEPEDSFDRAVDTVIKNLRARLKEIRPDLDPIETRRGQGYGLKESI
- the pdhA gene encoding pyruvate dehydrogenase (acetyl-transferring) E1 component subunit alpha; this encodes MSQPKTKKETEDLLELYRQMLLIRRFEEASAKAYSMGKIGGFCHLYIGQEAVGVGAISALEQKDYIVSTYRDHGHALARGLEPKALMAELYGKKTGIVSGNGGSMHFFDKKKNFMGGHGIVGGHISLAAGIAYASKYRGDGAVTLCFFGEGAANIGSFHEGMNLAAIWKLPLVMICENNHYAMGTPEYRALSVKDVSVRAAAYDIARDHIEGDEVRKVREHVRVAVERARRGEGPTLMEISTYRFRGHSMSDPAKYRTKEELDKYKQGDPLIKAEKDLLTAGWAQEDLTKMDEIILKTVEDSVDFAEKSEEPPLGWLYKHVYAENA
- a CDS encoding pyruvate dehydrogenase complex E1 component subunit beta, with protein sequence MAVLTYREALNRAMTEEMEKDPNIFLMGEEVGHYEGAYKVSQGMLAKFGERRVIDTPISENGFAGVGIGAAMVGLRPIIEFMTWNFSLVAIDQIINSAAKMNYMSAGQFPIPIVFRGAGGAGGRLAAQHSQSFESWYAHIPGLKVLAPYTPSDAYGLLKTSIRDNNPTIFIESEVLYGSKGEVPEGEFLITMGKSDIKREGTQLTIISWSRALMYVLPAAEKLAKEGISVEVLDLRSIRPLDEEGILASVRKTNRALIVEEGWNVAGFGAQVAYLIQKEAFDYLDSPIERITQEDVPMPYAANLEKSSLPSEEKIIKKVREMIK